The following are encoded together in the Deinococcus soli (ex Cha et al. 2016) genome:
- a CDS encoding pyroglutamyl-peptidase I has translation MPTLLLTGFEPFHTHPVNPSSVSAQALHGRTLGGYVIEGALLPVEPAAARERLDALLDWLTPDAVLLTGLASGRPQVTLERVAVNVMDYRIPDNAGRQYHDVPVLPDAPAAYLSTLPLRATLRAWRDASIPGGISDTAGTFVCNTVMFHALHALHAAGREDVPCGFLHLPANAEVALAESRAVPYLPQDELTRAVEVAARAAIQ, from the coding sequence ATGCCCACCCTGCTGCTGACCGGCTTCGAGCCCTTCCACACGCATCCCGTGAATCCCAGCTCCGTCTCGGCGCAGGCGCTGCACGGCCGCACGCTGGGCGGCTATGTAATCGAGGGCGCGCTGCTTCCCGTAGAGCCCGCCGCAGCCCGTGAGCGGCTGGACGCCCTGCTGGACTGGCTGACACCGGACGCGGTGCTGCTGACCGGGCTGGCGAGTGGGCGGCCGCAGGTGACGCTGGAGCGGGTCGCGGTGAACGTCATGGACTACCGCATCCCGGACAACGCCGGACGTCAGTACCACGACGTGCCGGTACTCCCGGACGCCCCGGCGGCGTACCTGAGCACCCTGCCGCTGCGGGCCACGCTGCGCGCGTGGCGGGACGCGAGCATTCCGGGCGGCATCAGCGACACGGCGGGGACGTTCGTGTGCAACACGGTGATGTTCCACGCGCTGCACGCCCTGCACGCGGCGGGCCGCGAGGACGTGCCGTGCGGGTTCCTGCACCTGCCCGCGAACGCAGAGGTGGCCCTGGCCGAATCGAGGGCCGTGCCGTACCTCCCGCAGGATGAACTCACGCGCGCCGTCGAGGTGGCCGCCCGCGCCGCCATCCAGTAG
- a CDS encoding DNA-formamidopyrimidine glycosylase: MPELPEVETTRRKIEPLLLDRTILEVQHDAPHKYRDTHLAAGRRVTGLSRRGKYLMLHLAAAEAAHDQGADSPHDLEFIVHLGMTGGFRLEGGKHTRVTLRTDAGDLYFDDPRRFGKMAVVRPGEYAGMPTLAAMGPEPLSADFREEDFAELAAQAGAVKPWLLSQKPVSGVGNIYADESLWMAGLHPTQTRLTREEAGRLYHAVRDVMGRAVEAGGSSLGRGEGNYRQHDGLSGLFQHAHNVYGKGGEPCPRCGTPIEKSVVAQRGTHHCPQCQPLRRETV, encoded by the coding sequence ATGCCTGAACTGCCGGAAGTGGAGACCACCCGCCGCAAGATCGAGCCGCTGCTCCTGGACCGCACGATTCTGGAGGTGCAGCACGACGCGCCCCACAAATACCGCGATACCCACCTCGCTGCCGGGAGGCGCGTGACCGGCCTGTCCCGGCGCGGGAAGTACCTGATGCTGCACCTCGCCGCCGCCGAGGCCGCCCACGACCAGGGCGCGGACTCGCCGCATGATCTGGAATTCATCGTGCACCTGGGCATGACCGGCGGGTTCCGGCTGGAGGGCGGCAAGCACACCCGCGTGACCCTGCGCACCGACGCGGGCGACCTGTACTTCGATGACCCGCGCCGCTTCGGCAAGATGGCGGTCGTGCGGCCCGGCGAGTACGCGGGCATGCCCACCCTGGCCGCCATGGGCCCCGAACCCCTCTCGGCCGACTTCCGGGAGGAGGACTTCGCCGAACTGGCCGCGCAGGCGGGCGCTGTGAAACCCTGGCTGCTGTCCCAGAAGCCCGTCAGCGGCGTGGGGAACATCTACGCCGACGAGAGCCTCTGGATGGCCGGACTGCACCCCACCCAGACCCGCCTGACCCGCGAGGAAGCCGGGCGGCTGTACCACGCGGTCCGGGACGTGATGGGCCGCGCCGTCGAGGCCGGCGGCAGCAGCCTCGGCAGGGGGGAAGGCAACTACCGCCAGCACGACGGCCTGTCGGGCCTGTTCCAGCACGCGCACAACGTGTACGGCAAGGGCGGCGAACCCTGCCCCCGCTGCGGCACCCCCATCGAGAAGAGCGTCGTCGCGCAGCGTGGCACCCACCACTGCCCGCAGTGCCAGCCGCTGCGCCGGGAGACCGTATGA